The proteins below are encoded in one region of Struthio camelus isolate bStrCam1 chromosome 11, bStrCam1.hap1, whole genome shotgun sequence:
- the ZNF185 gene encoding zinc finger protein 185 isoform X4 has product MMSLGVSKGRVIPPTDEDRRRIIKQMKVRTTLKGDKSWIHHQNSDSEEEKKSSPLSERADGGSSVSAPQSDRSSASKPQSGYLIRGVFTRTIDKTPSLPDSSSKEAQKSTAVKGSNQCRSSSGYRMTTEDYKKLAPYNVKQRSLDLDEEDVPFTPDEHKKRTEAANSVLRRTASRERAYVLSAAKKSNGSPTQEFPPLFAKRIEIEEEGQQRRSSTASDSCKFTPDGNSTETGSKTQTITSLSETSQRISTCSETRNGENRQAPNGKFSSETGSQHGDGDKPLKQKSELFSWDELASRATTVSTNGSYPENTETNNEFYQPKSNSGCRDKTADATAKLRCQYEMSQYLDDAKSEPARSALQSNVSCPPTDRAPVHPEDTDYYFKRSTQGYEEEDTPRERGHESTRATDEHKSELRSGEFSDSNNHTEKREEPPDHDTQTESPRSKEHAEYEQSMAKSSSLHRESSITAPETQCANKSDPCIERIAPAYEEQTSSTSDSHHESLGAPGHNEPNPMAARSNFISKESALSAYETQHPMPLYVDRQPYNTSASAPSHRMPSYLASQVFSTQRPTLDYKGTVYDERSSPSHSRYDSASARGHCEFNPSAGSHYSLSRDTTMPISQRSHRVPFYMDSSDFNSTRLLSSSSERISTPAATLQYNSPAASGYGPDSGATGKGVLFVKEYVNSSELSSSPRYGSSSLVDLTDSERATSSHHSYLSSTPLQRSCEAVCSYCGREIQDCPKIIIEHLNICCHEYCFRCGICHKAMGDLLDKIFIHRDIVHCDKCYEKLF; this is encoded by the exons GTCTTCTGCCTCCAAGCCTCAGTCCGGTTACCTCATCAG gGGAGTATTCACAAGAACCATTGATAAGACTCCTTCATTGCCAGATTCATCTTccaaagaagcacagaaaag cactGCAGTGAAGGGATCCAACCAGTGTCGTTCTTCCTCTGGCTACAGGATGACAACTGAGGATTACAAGAAACT AGCTCCATATAACGTCAAGCAAAGGTCACTGGACTTGGATGAAGAGGATGTGCCTTTTACTCCAGATGAACATAAAAAGAG gacagaggcagccaacagtgTCCTGAGACGCACTGCCAGCAGAGAACGTGCTTATGTCCTCTCAGCAGCCAAGAAAAGCAACGG cagcccaaCACAAGAATTCCCACCCTTGTTCGCCAAGAG AATTGAAATAGAAGAAGAAGGACAGCAGAGGAGGAGTTCAACCGCGTCTGATTCATGCAAGTTTACACCAGATGGCAACAG CACTGAAACAGGCAGTAAGACCCAAACAATCACATCCTTGAGTGAAACTTCACAGAGAATCTCCACTTGTTCTGAAACCAG AAATGGTGAAAACAGACAGGCCCCTAATGGGAAATTCTCGTCTGAAACTGGGTCACAGCATGGGGACGG tGACAAACCTCTTAAGCAAAAGTCTGAGCTGTTCTCATGGGACGAATTGGCCTCCAGAGCAACGACAGTTTCCACAAATGGAAG TTACCCTGAAAACACAGAAACCAACAATGAATTTTACCAACCAAA GTCCAACTCTGGTTGCAGGGACAAAACTGCGGATGCTACAGCCAAGCTGCGCTGCCAGTACGAGATGTCTCAGTACCTGGATGATGCAAAGTCCGAACCTGCAAG GTCTGCCTTACAGTCTAATGTCTCCTGTCCTCCTACCGACAGAGCCCCTGTGCACCCAGAGGACACAGACTATTACTTTAAAAG GTCTACCCAAGGTTACGAAGAGGAGGACACCCCTAGAGAAAGGGGGCATGAGAGCACACGGGCCACAGATGAACATAAATCGGAGCTGCGCTCAGGAGA GTTTTCTGACTCAAACAACCATACTGAGAAGCGAGAAGAGCCTCCTGACCATGACACCCAAACGGAGTCTCCCAGGTCAAAGGAACACGCCGAGTATGAACAGAGCATGGCTAA GTCCAGCTCCCTACATAGAGAAAGCAGCATCACTGCTCCAGAAACCCAATGTGCAAACAAATCTGACCCATGCATTGAAAG GATCGCTCCAGCTTATGAAGAACAAACCTCTTCCACCAGTGATAGTCACCATGAGAGCTTGGGAGCCCCAGGACACAATGAACCTAACCCAATGGCAGCGAG GTCTAACTTCATCTCTAAAGAGAGTGCTCTCAGTGCATATGAGACCCAGCATCCCATGCCACTGTATGTGGACCGCCAGCCTTATAACACCAGTGCGTCAGCACCCAGTCACAGGATGCCATCCTATTTAGCCAGCCAAGTATTCAGCACCCAGAG GCCTACCCTGGATTACAAAGGGACAGTTTATGATGAGAGAAGCAGCCCTAGCCACAGCAGATATGACAGCGCTAGTGCCAGGGGGCACTGTGAATTTAACCCCTCCGCTGGAAG CCACTACTCCCTTTCCAGAGATACCACCATGCCCATTTCCCAGAGAAGCCACAGAGTGCCGTTCTACATGGACAGCTCAGACTTTAACAGCACCAG gcTTCTCTCCAGTTCAAGTGAGAGGATCTCCACTCCAGCTGCCACCTTGCAGTATAACAGCCCAGCGGCTTCTGGGTATGGGCCTGACTCCGGCGCTACCGG AAAAGGGGTCCTCTTTGTGAAGGAGTACGTGAACAGCAGCGAGTTATCGTCCTCCCCACGCTATGGCAG TAGCAGCCTTGTAGATTTGACTGACTCGGAGAGAGCAACCTCCAGCCACCACAGCTACCTGTccagcactcccctgcagag GTCCTGTGAAGCTGTTTGCAGTTACTGTGGCCGTGAGATCCAAGACTGCCCTAAGATCATCATAGAGCATCTTAACATCTGCTGCCATGAATACTGTTTCAGG TGTGGAATTTGCCACAAAGCAATGGGAGATCTTCTGGATAAAATATTCATCCACCGGGACATTGTCCACTGTGACAAGTGCTATGAGAAGCTCTTCTAG
- the ZNF185 gene encoding zinc finger protein 185 isoform X3 produces MMSLGVSKGRVIPPTDEDRRRIIKQMKVRTTLKGDKSWIHHQNSDSEEEKKSSPLSERADGGSSVSAPQSDRSSASKPQSGYLIRGVFTRTIDKTPSLPDSSSKEAQKSTAVKGSNQCRSSSGYRMTTEDYKKLAPYNVKQRSLDLDEEDVPFTPDEHKKRTEAANSVLRRTASRERAYVLSAAKKSNGSPTQEFPPLFAKRIEIEEEGQQRRSSTASDSCKFTPDGNSTETGSKTQTITSLSETSQRISTCSETRNGENRQAPNGKFSSETGSQHGDGDKPLKQKSELFSWDELASRATTVSTNGSYPENTETNNEFYQPNRSNSGCRDKTADATAKLRCQYEMSQYLDDAKSEPARSALQSNVSCPPTDRAPVHPEDTDYYFKRSTQGYEEEDTPRERGHESTRATDEHKSELRSGEFSDSNNHTEKREEPPDHDTQTESPRSKEHAEYEQSMAKSSSLHRESSITAPETQCANKSDPCIERIAPAYEEQTSSTSDSHHESLGAPGHNEPNPMAARSNFISKESALSAYETQHPMPLYVDRQPYNTSASAPSHRMPSYLASQVFSTQRPTLDYKGTVYDERSSPSHSRYDSASARGHCEFNPSAGSHYSLSRDTTMPISQRSHRVPFYMDSSDFNSTRLLSSSSERISTPAATLQYNSPAASGYGPDSGATGKGVLFVKEYVNSSELSSSPRYGSSSLVDLTDSERATSSHHSYLSSTPLQRSCEAVCSYCGREIQDCPKIIIEHLNICCHEYCFRCGICHKAMGDLLDKIFIHRDIVHCDKCYEKLF; encoded by the exons GTCTTCTGCCTCCAAGCCTCAGTCCGGTTACCTCATCAG gGGAGTATTCACAAGAACCATTGATAAGACTCCTTCATTGCCAGATTCATCTTccaaagaagcacagaaaag cactGCAGTGAAGGGATCCAACCAGTGTCGTTCTTCCTCTGGCTACAGGATGACAACTGAGGATTACAAGAAACT AGCTCCATATAACGTCAAGCAAAGGTCACTGGACTTGGATGAAGAGGATGTGCCTTTTACTCCAGATGAACATAAAAAGAG gacagaggcagccaacagtgTCCTGAGACGCACTGCCAGCAGAGAACGTGCTTATGTCCTCTCAGCAGCCAAGAAAAGCAACGG cagcccaaCACAAGAATTCCCACCCTTGTTCGCCAAGAG AATTGAAATAGAAGAAGAAGGACAGCAGAGGAGGAGTTCAACCGCGTCTGATTCATGCAAGTTTACACCAGATGGCAACAG CACTGAAACAGGCAGTAAGACCCAAACAATCACATCCTTGAGTGAAACTTCACAGAGAATCTCCACTTGTTCTGAAACCAG AAATGGTGAAAACAGACAGGCCCCTAATGGGAAATTCTCGTCTGAAACTGGGTCACAGCATGGGGACGG tGACAAACCTCTTAAGCAAAAGTCTGAGCTGTTCTCATGGGACGAATTGGCCTCCAGAGCAACGACAGTTTCCACAAATGGAAG TTACCCTGAAAACACAGAAACCAACAATGAATTTTACCAACCAAA CAGGTCCAACTCTGGTTGCAGGGACAAAACTGCGGATGCTACAGCCAAGCTGCGCTGCCAGTACGAGATGTCTCAGTACCTGGATGATGCAAAGTCCGAACCTGCAAG GTCTGCCTTACAGTCTAATGTCTCCTGTCCTCCTACCGACAGAGCCCCTGTGCACCCAGAGGACACAGACTATTACTTTAAAAG GTCTACCCAAGGTTACGAAGAGGAGGACACCCCTAGAGAAAGGGGGCATGAGAGCACACGGGCCACAGATGAACATAAATCGGAGCTGCGCTCAGGAGA GTTTTCTGACTCAAACAACCATACTGAGAAGCGAGAAGAGCCTCCTGACCATGACACCCAAACGGAGTCTCCCAGGTCAAAGGAACACGCCGAGTATGAACAGAGCATGGCTAA GTCCAGCTCCCTACATAGAGAAAGCAGCATCACTGCTCCAGAAACCCAATGTGCAAACAAATCTGACCCATGCATTGAAAG GATCGCTCCAGCTTATGAAGAACAAACCTCTTCCACCAGTGATAGTCACCATGAGAGCTTGGGAGCCCCAGGACACAATGAACCTAACCCAATGGCAGCGAG GTCTAACTTCATCTCTAAAGAGAGTGCTCTCAGTGCATATGAGACCCAGCATCCCATGCCACTGTATGTGGACCGCCAGCCTTATAACACCAGTGCGTCAGCACCCAGTCACAGGATGCCATCCTATTTAGCCAGCCAAGTATTCAGCACCCAGAG GCCTACCCTGGATTACAAAGGGACAGTTTATGATGAGAGAAGCAGCCCTAGCCACAGCAGATATGACAGCGCTAGTGCCAGGGGGCACTGTGAATTTAACCCCTCCGCTGGAAG CCACTACTCCCTTTCCAGAGATACCACCATGCCCATTTCCCAGAGAAGCCACAGAGTGCCGTTCTACATGGACAGCTCAGACTTTAACAGCACCAG gcTTCTCTCCAGTTCAAGTGAGAGGATCTCCACTCCAGCTGCCACCTTGCAGTATAACAGCCCAGCGGCTTCTGGGTATGGGCCTGACTCCGGCGCTACCGG AAAAGGGGTCCTCTTTGTGAAGGAGTACGTGAACAGCAGCGAGTTATCGTCCTCCCCACGCTATGGCAG TAGCAGCCTTGTAGATTTGACTGACTCGGAGAGAGCAACCTCCAGCCACCACAGCTACCTGTccagcactcccctgcagag GTCCTGTGAAGCTGTTTGCAGTTACTGTGGCCGTGAGATCCAAGACTGCCCTAAGATCATCATAGAGCATCTTAACATCTGCTGCCATGAATACTGTTTCAGG TGTGGAATTTGCCACAAAGCAATGGGAGATCTTCTGGATAAAATATTCATCCACCGGGACATTGTCCACTGTGACAAGTGCTATGAGAAGCTCTTCTAG
- the ZNF185 gene encoding zinc finger protein 185 isoform X8 yields MMSLGVSKGRVIPPTDEDRRRIIKQMKVRTTLKGDKSWIHHQNSDSEEEKKSSPLSERADGGSSVSAPQSDRSSASKPQSGYLIRGVFTRTIDKTPSLPDSSSKEAQKSTAVKGSNQCRSSSGYRMTTEDYKKLAPYNVKQRSLDLDEEDVPFTPDEHKKRTEAANSVLRRTASRERAYVLSAAKKSNGSPTQEFPPLFAKRIEIEEEGQQRRSSTASDSCKFTPDGNSTETGSKTQTITSLSETSQRISTCSETRNGENRQAPNGKFSSETGSQHGDGDKPLKQKSELFSWDELASRATTVSTNGSYPENTETNNEFYQPNRSNSGCRDKTADATAKLRCQYEMSQYLDDAKSEPARSALQSNVSCPPTDRAPVHPEDTDYYFKRSTQGYEEEDTPRERGHESTRATDEHKSELRSGEFSDSNNHTEKREEPPDHDTQTESPRSKEHAEYEQSMAKSSSLHRESSITAPETQCANKSDPCIERIAPAYEEQTSSTSDSHHESLGAPGHNEPNPMAARSNFISKESALSAYETQHPMPLYVDRQPYNTSASAPSHRMPSYLASQVFSTQRPTLDYKGTVYDERSSPSHSRYDSASARGHCEFNPSAGSHYSLSRDTTMPISQRSHRVPFYMDSSDFNSTRLLSSSSERISTPAATLQYNSPAASGKGVLFVKEYVNSSELSSSPRYGSSSLVDLTDSERATSSHHSYLSSTPLQRSCEAVCSYCGREIQDCPKIIIEHLNICCHEYCFRCGICHKAMGDLLDKIFIHRDIVHCDKCYEKLF; encoded by the exons GTCTTCTGCCTCCAAGCCTCAGTCCGGTTACCTCATCAG gGGAGTATTCACAAGAACCATTGATAAGACTCCTTCATTGCCAGATTCATCTTccaaagaagcacagaaaag cactGCAGTGAAGGGATCCAACCAGTGTCGTTCTTCCTCTGGCTACAGGATGACAACTGAGGATTACAAGAAACT AGCTCCATATAACGTCAAGCAAAGGTCACTGGACTTGGATGAAGAGGATGTGCCTTTTACTCCAGATGAACATAAAAAGAG gacagaggcagccaacagtgTCCTGAGACGCACTGCCAGCAGAGAACGTGCTTATGTCCTCTCAGCAGCCAAGAAAAGCAACGG cagcccaaCACAAGAATTCCCACCCTTGTTCGCCAAGAG AATTGAAATAGAAGAAGAAGGACAGCAGAGGAGGAGTTCAACCGCGTCTGATTCATGCAAGTTTACACCAGATGGCAACAG CACTGAAACAGGCAGTAAGACCCAAACAATCACATCCTTGAGTGAAACTTCACAGAGAATCTCCACTTGTTCTGAAACCAG AAATGGTGAAAACAGACAGGCCCCTAATGGGAAATTCTCGTCTGAAACTGGGTCACAGCATGGGGACGG tGACAAACCTCTTAAGCAAAAGTCTGAGCTGTTCTCATGGGACGAATTGGCCTCCAGAGCAACGACAGTTTCCACAAATGGAAG TTACCCTGAAAACACAGAAACCAACAATGAATTTTACCAACCAAA CAGGTCCAACTCTGGTTGCAGGGACAAAACTGCGGATGCTACAGCCAAGCTGCGCTGCCAGTACGAGATGTCTCAGTACCTGGATGATGCAAAGTCCGAACCTGCAAG GTCTGCCTTACAGTCTAATGTCTCCTGTCCTCCTACCGACAGAGCCCCTGTGCACCCAGAGGACACAGACTATTACTTTAAAAG GTCTACCCAAGGTTACGAAGAGGAGGACACCCCTAGAGAAAGGGGGCATGAGAGCACACGGGCCACAGATGAACATAAATCGGAGCTGCGCTCAGGAGA GTTTTCTGACTCAAACAACCATACTGAGAAGCGAGAAGAGCCTCCTGACCATGACACCCAAACGGAGTCTCCCAGGTCAAAGGAACACGCCGAGTATGAACAGAGCATGGCTAA GTCCAGCTCCCTACATAGAGAAAGCAGCATCACTGCTCCAGAAACCCAATGTGCAAACAAATCTGACCCATGCATTGAAAG GATCGCTCCAGCTTATGAAGAACAAACCTCTTCCACCAGTGATAGTCACCATGAGAGCTTGGGAGCCCCAGGACACAATGAACCTAACCCAATGGCAGCGAG GTCTAACTTCATCTCTAAAGAGAGTGCTCTCAGTGCATATGAGACCCAGCATCCCATGCCACTGTATGTGGACCGCCAGCCTTATAACACCAGTGCGTCAGCACCCAGTCACAGGATGCCATCCTATTTAGCCAGCCAAGTATTCAGCACCCAGAG GCCTACCCTGGATTACAAAGGGACAGTTTATGATGAGAGAAGCAGCCCTAGCCACAGCAGATATGACAGCGCTAGTGCCAGGGGGCACTGTGAATTTAACCCCTCCGCTGGAAG CCACTACTCCCTTTCCAGAGATACCACCATGCCCATTTCCCAGAGAAGCCACAGAGTGCCGTTCTACATGGACAGCTCAGACTTTAACAGCACCAG gcTTCTCTCCAGTTCAAGTGAGAGGATCTCCACTCCAGCTGCCACCTTGCAGTATAACAGCCCAGCGGCTTCTGG AAAAGGGGTCCTCTTTGTGAAGGAGTACGTGAACAGCAGCGAGTTATCGTCCTCCCCACGCTATGGCAG TAGCAGCCTTGTAGATTTGACTGACTCGGAGAGAGCAACCTCCAGCCACCACAGCTACCTGTccagcactcccctgcagag GTCCTGTGAAGCTGTTTGCAGTTACTGTGGCCGTGAGATCCAAGACTGCCCTAAGATCATCATAGAGCATCTTAACATCTGCTGCCATGAATACTGTTTCAGG TGTGGAATTTGCCACAAAGCAATGGGAGATCTTCTGGATAAAATATTCATCCACCGGGACATTGTCCACTGTGACAAGTGCTATGAGAAGCTCTTCTAG
- the ZNF185 gene encoding zinc finger protein 185 isoform X16 — translation MMSLGVSKGRVIPPTDEDRRRIIKQMKVRTTLKGDKSWIHHQNSDSEEEKKSSPLSERADGGSSVSAPQSDRSSASKPQSGYLIRGVFTRTIDKTPSLPDSSSKEAQKSTAVKGSNQCRSSSGYRMTTEDYKKLAPYNVKQRSLDLDEEDVPFTPDEHKKRTEAANSVLRRTASRERAYVLSAAKKSNGSPTQEFPPLFAKRIEIEEEGQQRRSSTASDSCKFTPDGNSTETGSKTQTITSLSETSQRISTCSETRNGENRQAPNGKFSSETGSQHGDGDKPLKQKSELFSWDELASRATTVSTNGSYPENTETNNEFYQPKSNSGCRDKTADATAKLRCQYEMSQYLDDAKSEPARSALQSNVSCPPTDRAPVHPEDTDYYFKRSTQGYEEEDTPRERGHESTRATDEHKSELRSGEFSDSNNHTEKREEPPDHDTQTESPRSKEHAEYEQSMAKIAPAYEEQTSSTSDSHHESLGAPGHNEPNPMAASRSNFISKESALSAYETQHPMPLYVDRQPYNTSASAPSHRMPSYLASQVFSTQRPTLDYKGTVYDERSSPSHSRYDSASARGHCEFNPSAGSHYSLSRDTTMPISQRSHRVPFYMDSSDFNSTRLLSSSSERISTPAATLQYNSPAASGKGVLFVKEYVNSSELSSSPRYGSSSLVDLTDSERATSSHHSYLSSTPLQRSCEAVCSYCGREIQDCPKIIIEHLNICCHEYCFRCGICHKAMGDLLDKIFIHRDIVHCDKCYEKLF, via the exons GTCTTCTGCCTCCAAGCCTCAGTCCGGTTACCTCATCAG gGGAGTATTCACAAGAACCATTGATAAGACTCCTTCATTGCCAGATTCATCTTccaaagaagcacagaaaag cactGCAGTGAAGGGATCCAACCAGTGTCGTTCTTCCTCTGGCTACAGGATGACAACTGAGGATTACAAGAAACT AGCTCCATATAACGTCAAGCAAAGGTCACTGGACTTGGATGAAGAGGATGTGCCTTTTACTCCAGATGAACATAAAAAGAG gacagaggcagccaacagtgTCCTGAGACGCACTGCCAGCAGAGAACGTGCTTATGTCCTCTCAGCAGCCAAGAAAAGCAACGG cagcccaaCACAAGAATTCCCACCCTTGTTCGCCAAGAG AATTGAAATAGAAGAAGAAGGACAGCAGAGGAGGAGTTCAACCGCGTCTGATTCATGCAAGTTTACACCAGATGGCAACAG CACTGAAACAGGCAGTAAGACCCAAACAATCACATCCTTGAGTGAAACTTCACAGAGAATCTCCACTTGTTCTGAAACCAG AAATGGTGAAAACAGACAGGCCCCTAATGGGAAATTCTCGTCTGAAACTGGGTCACAGCATGGGGACGG tGACAAACCTCTTAAGCAAAAGTCTGAGCTGTTCTCATGGGACGAATTGGCCTCCAGAGCAACGACAGTTTCCACAAATGGAAG TTACCCTGAAAACACAGAAACCAACAATGAATTTTACCAACCAAA GTCCAACTCTGGTTGCAGGGACAAAACTGCGGATGCTACAGCCAAGCTGCGCTGCCAGTACGAGATGTCTCAGTACCTGGATGATGCAAAGTCCGAACCTGCAAG GTCTGCCTTACAGTCTAATGTCTCCTGTCCTCCTACCGACAGAGCCCCTGTGCACCCAGAGGACACAGACTATTACTTTAAAAG GTCTACCCAAGGTTACGAAGAGGAGGACACCCCTAGAGAAAGGGGGCATGAGAGCACACGGGCCACAGATGAACATAAATCGGAGCTGCGCTCAGGAGA GTTTTCTGACTCAAACAACCATACTGAGAAGCGAGAAGAGCCTCCTGACCATGACACCCAAACGGAGTCTCCCAGGTCAAAGGAACACGCCGAGTATGAACAGAGCATGGCTAA GATCGCTCCAGCTTATGAAGAACAAACCTCTTCCACCAGTGATAGTCACCATGAGAGCTTGGGAGCCCCAGGACACAATGAACCTAACCCAATGGCAGCGAG CAGGTCTAACTTCATCTCTAAAGAGAGTGCTCTCAGTGCATATGAGACCCAGCATCCCATGCCACTGTATGTGGACCGCCAGCCTTATAACACCAGTGCGTCAGCACCCAGTCACAGGATGCCATCCTATTTAGCCAGCCAAGTATTCAGCACCCAGAG GCCTACCCTGGATTACAAAGGGACAGTTTATGATGAGAGAAGCAGCCCTAGCCACAGCAGATATGACAGCGCTAGTGCCAGGGGGCACTGTGAATTTAACCCCTCCGCTGGAAG CCACTACTCCCTTTCCAGAGATACCACCATGCCCATTTCCCAGAGAAGCCACAGAGTGCCGTTCTACATGGACAGCTCAGACTTTAACAGCACCAG gcTTCTCTCCAGTTCAAGTGAGAGGATCTCCACTCCAGCTGCCACCTTGCAGTATAACAGCCCAGCGGCTTCTGG AAAAGGGGTCCTCTTTGTGAAGGAGTACGTGAACAGCAGCGAGTTATCGTCCTCCCCACGCTATGGCAG TAGCAGCCTTGTAGATTTGACTGACTCGGAGAGAGCAACCTCCAGCCACCACAGCTACCTGTccagcactcccctgcagag GTCCTGTGAAGCTGTTTGCAGTTACTGTGGCCGTGAGATCCAAGACTGCCCTAAGATCATCATAGAGCATCTTAACATCTGCTGCCATGAATACTGTTTCAGG TGTGGAATTTGCCACAAAGCAATGGGAGATCTTCTGGATAAAATATTCATCCACCGGGACATTGTCCACTGTGACAAGTGCTATGAGAAGCTCTTCTAG
- the ZNF185 gene encoding zinc finger protein 185 isoform X18: protein MMSLGVSKGRVIPPTDEDRRRIIKQMKVRTTLKGDKSWIHHQNSDSEEEKKSSPLSERADGGSSVSAPQSDRSSASKPQSGYLIRGVFTRTIDKTPSLPDSSSKEAQKSTAVKGSNQCRSSSGYRMTTEDYKKLAPYNVKQRSLDLDEEDVPFTPDEHKKRTEAANSVLRRTASRERAYVLSAAKKSNGSPTQEFPPLFAKRIEIEEEGQQRRSSTASDSCKFTPDGNSTETGSKTQTITSLSETSQRISTCSETRNGENRQAPNGKFSSETGSQHGDGDKPLKQKSELFSWDELASRATTVSTNGSYPENTETNNEFYQPKSNSGCRDKTADATAKLRCQYEMSQYLDDAKSEPARSALQSNVSCPPTDRAPVHPEDTDYYFKRSTQGYEEEDTPRERGHESTRATDEHKSELRSGEFSDSNNHTEKREEPPDHDTQTESPRSKEHAEYEQSMAKIAPAYEEQTSSTSDSHHESLGAPGHNEPNPMAASRSNFISKESALSAYETQHPMPLYVDRQPYNTSASAPSHRMPSYLASQVFSTQRPTLDYKGTVYDERSSPSHSRYDSASARGHCEFNPSAGSHYSLSRDTTMPISQRSHRVPFYMDSSDFNSTRLLSSSSERISTPAATLQYNSPAASGKGVLFVKEYVNSSELSSSPRYGSSLVDLTDSERATSSHHSYLSSTPLQRSCEAVCSYCGREIQDCPKIIIEHLNICCHEYCFRCGICHKAMGDLLDKIFIHRDIVHCDKCYEKLF, encoded by the exons GTCTTCTGCCTCCAAGCCTCAGTCCGGTTACCTCATCAG gGGAGTATTCACAAGAACCATTGATAAGACTCCTTCATTGCCAGATTCATCTTccaaagaagcacagaaaag cactGCAGTGAAGGGATCCAACCAGTGTCGTTCTTCCTCTGGCTACAGGATGACAACTGAGGATTACAAGAAACT AGCTCCATATAACGTCAAGCAAAGGTCACTGGACTTGGATGAAGAGGATGTGCCTTTTACTCCAGATGAACATAAAAAGAG gacagaggcagccaacagtgTCCTGAGACGCACTGCCAGCAGAGAACGTGCTTATGTCCTCTCAGCAGCCAAGAAAAGCAACGG cagcccaaCACAAGAATTCCCACCCTTGTTCGCCAAGAG AATTGAAATAGAAGAAGAAGGACAGCAGAGGAGGAGTTCAACCGCGTCTGATTCATGCAAGTTTACACCAGATGGCAACAG CACTGAAACAGGCAGTAAGACCCAAACAATCACATCCTTGAGTGAAACTTCACAGAGAATCTCCACTTGTTCTGAAACCAG AAATGGTGAAAACAGACAGGCCCCTAATGGGAAATTCTCGTCTGAAACTGGGTCACAGCATGGGGACGG tGACAAACCTCTTAAGCAAAAGTCTGAGCTGTTCTCATGGGACGAATTGGCCTCCAGAGCAACGACAGTTTCCACAAATGGAAG TTACCCTGAAAACACAGAAACCAACAATGAATTTTACCAACCAAA GTCCAACTCTGGTTGCAGGGACAAAACTGCGGATGCTACAGCCAAGCTGCGCTGCCAGTACGAGATGTCTCAGTACCTGGATGATGCAAAGTCCGAACCTGCAAG GTCTGCCTTACAGTCTAATGTCTCCTGTCCTCCTACCGACAGAGCCCCTGTGCACCCAGAGGACACAGACTATTACTTTAAAAG GTCTACCCAAGGTTACGAAGAGGAGGACACCCCTAGAGAAAGGGGGCATGAGAGCACACGGGCCACAGATGAACATAAATCGGAGCTGCGCTCAGGAGA GTTTTCTGACTCAAACAACCATACTGAGAAGCGAGAAGAGCCTCCTGACCATGACACCCAAACGGAGTCTCCCAGGTCAAAGGAACACGCCGAGTATGAACAGAGCATGGCTAA GATCGCTCCAGCTTATGAAGAACAAACCTCTTCCACCAGTGATAGTCACCATGAGAGCTTGGGAGCCCCAGGACACAATGAACCTAACCCAATGGCAGCGAG CAGGTCTAACTTCATCTCTAAAGAGAGTGCTCTCAGTGCATATGAGACCCAGCATCCCATGCCACTGTATGTGGACCGCCAGCCTTATAACACCAGTGCGTCAGCACCCAGTCACAGGATGCCATCCTATTTAGCCAGCCAAGTATTCAGCACCCAGAG GCCTACCCTGGATTACAAAGGGACAGTTTATGATGAGAGAAGCAGCCCTAGCCACAGCAGATATGACAGCGCTAGTGCCAGGGGGCACTGTGAATTTAACCCCTCCGCTGGAAG CCACTACTCCCTTTCCAGAGATACCACCATGCCCATTTCCCAGAGAAGCCACAGAGTGCCGTTCTACATGGACAGCTCAGACTTTAACAGCACCAG gcTTCTCTCCAGTTCAAGTGAGAGGATCTCCACTCCAGCTGCCACCTTGCAGTATAACAGCCCAGCGGCTTCTGG AAAAGGGGTCCTCTTTGTGAAGGAGTACGTGAACAGCAGCGAGTTATCGTCCTCCCCACGCTATGGCAG CAGCCTTGTAGATTTGACTGACTCGGAGAGAGCAACCTCCAGCCACCACAGCTACCTGTccagcactcccctgcagag GTCCTGTGAAGCTGTTTGCAGTTACTGTGGCCGTGAGATCCAAGACTGCCCTAAGATCATCATAGAGCATCTTAACATCTGCTGCCATGAATACTGTTTCAGG TGTGGAATTTGCCACAAAGCAATGGGAGATCTTCTGGATAAAATATTCATCCACCGGGACATTGTCCACTGTGACAAGTGCTATGAGAAGCTCTTCTAG